The following are from one region of the Heterodontus francisci isolate sHetFra1 chromosome 34, sHetFra1.hap1, whole genome shotgun sequence genome:
- the LOC137349056 gene encoding zinc finger protein 239-like, with amino-acid sequence MCGKGFTQSSNLLTHQRVHTGERPFICSVCGKGFTQSSHLLTHQQVNTGERSFTCSECGMGFTQSPHLLTHQRVHTGERSFTCSECGKGFTTSYSLLTHQRVHTGERPFTCSVCEKGFSQSSTLLTHQRTHTGERPFTCFVCGKGFTQSSNLLTHQRVHTGERLFTCSVCEKGFARSSNLLRHQGVHK; translated from the coding sequence atgtgtgggaagggattcactcagtcatccaatctgctgacacaccaacgagttcacactggggagaggccgttcatctgctccgtgtgtgggaagggattcactcagtcatcccacctgctaaCACACCAACAAGTTAACACTGGGGAGAGGtctttcacctgctccgagtgtggtatGGGATTCACTCAGTCACCCCACCTGctaacacaccagcgagttcacactggggagagatctttcacctgctccgagtgtggtaagggattcactacttcatacagccttctgacacaccaacgagttcacactggagagaggccattcacctgctctgtgtgtgagaagggattcagtcagtcatccaccctactgacacaccagcgcacgcacactggggagaggccgttcacctgcttcgtgtgtgggaagggattcactcaatcatccaacctgctgacacaccagcgagttcacactggggagagactatTCACCTGCTCCGTCTGTGAGAAGGGATTTGCtcgttcatccaacctgctgagacaccagggagttcacaagtaa